CAGCGCATGAAAGGTGGTGGGGCTGACAAACCTCGACACCCGCAAGCCAATCGCCGGATCGCCACTGGCCTGCACCGCCAGTTCCCACAGACGCGTGGTGGCCGACAACGGGTAGCGCGCATTCGGGTCGTCCATCAACAGCGGGTCGAGCCCCGCCTCACGGCATAGCGCGGCGCTGTCGAGGCCCAGGGCATCGAGTTGCTTGCGCAGGGCGCGGGTCCAGCTGGCGAGAGACGTGGGTTCGGTCATGGCGATTGGCGCTTGCGGTCAACAGGTTGGCGTGCGGAGCTAGCGTGCTGCGCCAGGGTTGGGCGCAAGATGCAGGCATCACTGCACAAGAGAATGAAAGCATGGACGGTATTTCTGCAAGCCCCCAGCAGATGAACGCGCAACAGCGTTCGGCGCATATTCGTGATGTCGTGCTGGCCGAGGGCGCGCGCTTGCGCCAGCGGCACCCCTGGCTGCTGCACCAGGACGCCCTGGGCGCCGGCATCCTGGCGTTTGCGCTGGCCGGCATGCTGGGTTCGGCGGCGCTCTATATCAATGGTCAGATGGCTTGGTGGGTGTGCCTGTTGCTCAATGCCTTCTTCGCTTCACTCACCCATGAGCTGGAACACGACCTGATCCACAGCATGTACTTTCGCAAGCAGCGCGTGCCGCACAACCTGATGATGGGCCTGGTGTGGCTGGCGCGGCCGAGCACCATCAACCCGTGGATTCGCCGCCACCTGCACCTCAACCACCACAAGGTGTCCGGCACCGAGGCCGATATGGAAGAGCGCGCTATCACCAACGGCGAGCCGTGGGGCATCGCGCGGTTGCTGATGGTGGGCGACAACATGATGTCGGCGCTGATCCGCCTGCTGCGCGCCAAGACCTGGCCGCACCGGTTCAGTATCTTCAAGCGTGTGCTGCGGGTGTACGCACCGCTGGCGCTGCTGCATTGGGGCGCCTGGTATGTGTTCCTGGGCTTTCATGCCGCCAACGGCATCGCCAGCCTGATGGGCGCGCCCATCGCCTGGTCAGCCGGCACGCTGCAGGTGATGCAGGTCATCGACATCGCTGCCGTGGTGATCATCGGCCCCAACGTGCTGCGCACCTTCTGCCTGCACTTTGTCAGCTCCAACATGCATTACTACGGCGACGTGGAGCTGGGCAATGTGATCCAGCAGACCCAGGTGCTCAACCCCTGGTGGATGTGGCCGTTGCAGGCGTTCTGTTTCAATTTCGGCAGCACCCACGGCATTCACCATTTCGTGGTGAAGGAACCGTTCTACATCCGCCAGATGACCGCCAAGGTGGCGCACAAGGTCATGGCCGAGATGGGTGTGCGCTTCAATGACTTGGGCACGTTTGCCCGGGCCAATCGGTTGGAACCCCAGGATCAGCCACGCAGCGAACTCGCGTTCAGCAAGCGATAAACGCCAGCGGCAGGTCGCGGATCTGTTCGCGCGGCGGCGGCTGGTAGTGATCGTCGCTGGTCAGCTCATGCAGCAGTTCTTCGCGCAGTTGGTGGAATTCAAAGCTGCTGCGCTGGCGCGGATGCGCCAGGTCAATATGCACGACCTGCTTGATCCGCCCTGGCCGCGGCTCCATGACCACCACGCGGTCGGCGAGGAAAATCGCCTCTTCCACATCGTGAGTCACCAGCACCGTGGTGATGCTGGCACGGGCGCGAATCGCCAGCAGTTCGTCCTGCATCTGCTGGCGAGTCAACGCATCCAGCGCGCCGAAGGGTTCGTCCAGCAGCAGAATCCGTGGGCTGGCCACCAAGCCGCGGGCAATCGCCACCCGTTGCGCCATGCCGCCGGACAGTTGGTGGGGATAGGCGCGGGTG
Above is a genomic segment from Pseudomonas sp. R5-89-07 containing:
- a CDS encoding ABC transporter ATP-binding protein; the protein is MNAPIVSFNHVGKSFDVDGFELEAIREFNLAIAEGEFVAIVGASGCGKSTLLRLLVGLDTQFRGEIQVDGKPVDGIGGERGIVFQEHRLFPWLTVAQNIGLGLVNEPLSEAERNRRISDFIDLVGLSDFTRAYPHQLSGGMAQRVAIARGLVASPRILLLDEPFGALDALTRQQMQDELLAIRARASITTVLVTHDVEEAIFLADRVVVMEPRPGRIKQVVHIDLAHPRQRSSFEFHQLREELLHELTSDDHYQPPPREQIRDLPLAFIAC
- a CDS encoding fatty acid desaturase, with translation MDGISASPQQMNAQQRSAHIRDVVLAEGARLRQRHPWLLHQDALGAGILAFALAGMLGSAALYINGQMAWWVCLLLNAFFASLTHELEHDLIHSMYFRKQRVPHNLMMGLVWLARPSTINPWIRRHLHLNHHKVSGTEADMEERAITNGEPWGIARLLMVGDNMMSALIRLLRAKTWPHRFSIFKRVLRVYAPLALLHWGAWYVFLGFHAANGIASLMGAPIAWSAGTLQVMQVIDIAAVVIIGPNVLRTFCLHFVSSNMHYYGDVELGNVIQQTQVLNPWWMWPLQAFCFNFGSTHGIHHFVVKEPFYIRQMTAKVAHKVMAEMGVRFNDLGTFARANRLEPQDQPRSELAFSKR